One segment of Alistipes finegoldii DSM 17242 DNA contains the following:
- the ispF gene encoding 2-C-methyl-D-erythritol 2,4-cyclodiphosphate synthase: MTDFRIGHGYDVHALADGLRLVLGGIEIPHTKGCVAHSDGDVAIHAVCDALLGAAALGDIGLHFPDTSDDFAGIDSKILLRRVAALLRERGYEIGNVDCTIRMQRPKLRPHIDAMRAAMAGAMGVGDDRVSVKATTTEHLGFEGREEGVSVSAVALIYKS, translated from the coding sequence ATGACCGATTTCAGGATAGGACACGGATACGACGTGCATGCGCTGGCGGACGGCCTGCGGCTGGTACTGGGCGGAATCGAGATTCCCCACACGAAAGGATGCGTCGCGCATTCGGACGGCGACGTGGCGATACACGCCGTATGCGACGCGCTGCTGGGCGCCGCGGCGCTGGGCGACATCGGGCTGCACTTCCCCGACACGTCGGACGACTTCGCGGGAATAGATTCGAAAATTCTGCTCCGCAGGGTTGCGGCGCTGCTGCGCGAACGGGGATACGAAATCGGGAATGTCGATTGTACGATCCGGATGCAGCGGCCCAAGCTCCGGCCCCATATCGACGCGATGCGCGCCGCAATGGCCGGTGCAATGGGCGTAGGCGATGACCGGGTGTCGGTCAAAGCTACGACCACAGAGCATCTCGGTTTCGAAGGGCGCGAGGAGGGAGTTT
- a CDS encoding aminoacyl-histidine dipeptidase, whose translation MSAITNLEPRIVWEQFDAITRVPRPSKKEGRIIEFLVDFARKHNLEYKKDAIGNVVMRKPATPGFENRPTVILQSHMDMVCEKNSDVEFDFDRDPIRTRIDGGWVRAEGTTLGADCGIGMAAALAVLIDPSVEHGPVEALFTVDEETGLTGAFELGEDMLTGKYLVNLDSEDEGEIFIGCAGGIDTVATFRYTMEEAPKNYAFFRVDVSDLQGGHSGDDIDKGRVNSNKTVARLLWDGMQSYELKLSWFDGGNLRNAIPREAYAIFGVPVRFKDEFIKRYKLFAADLEAEFRLREPNFKITLNEMPQVDRVLDARTQFGLVYSLVGVPNGVIAMSFAVPGLVETSTNLASVKFVGDDRIVVTSSQRSSVESAKTYVMQMVESVFALAGADVAHSDGYPGWTPDPQSALLAKTVDAYKRLFGADPKVRAIHAGLECGLFLEKYPELEMVSFGPTLRGVHSPDERLEIATVPQFWDLLLEVLKTV comes from the coding sequence ATGTCAGCAATTACCAATCTGGAACCCCGCATCGTCTGGGAGCAGTTCGACGCCATCACACGGGTTCCGCGCCCCTCGAAGAAGGAGGGCAGGATCATCGAATTTCTGGTCGATTTCGCCCGGAAGCACAATCTCGAATACAAGAAGGACGCCATCGGCAACGTGGTGATGCGCAAGCCCGCCACGCCGGGCTTCGAGAACCGTCCGACGGTTATCCTCCAGTCGCATATGGACATGGTCTGCGAGAAGAACTCCGACGTGGAGTTCGATTTCGACCGGGACCCGATCCGCACGCGCATCGACGGCGGGTGGGTCAGGGCCGAAGGCACGACGCTCGGCGCCGACTGCGGTATCGGCATGGCCGCCGCGCTGGCTGTCCTGATCGACCCCTCCGTGGAGCACGGCCCCGTCGAAGCGCTCTTTACGGTCGACGAGGAGACGGGCCTGACCGGAGCCTTCGAGCTGGGCGAAGATATGCTTACGGGCAAATACCTCGTCAACCTCGATTCGGAGGACGAGGGCGAGATCTTCATCGGCTGCGCCGGCGGCATCGACACGGTCGCCACGTTCCGCTATACGATGGAGGAGGCTCCGAAAAACTACGCCTTCTTCCGGGTTGATGTCTCGGACCTGCAGGGCGGACATTCGGGCGACGACATCGACAAGGGCCGCGTCAATTCCAACAAGACCGTCGCACGTCTGTTGTGGGACGGCATGCAGAGCTACGAGCTGAAGCTGAGCTGGTTCGACGGCGGCAACCTGCGCAATGCGATTCCCCGCGAGGCCTATGCGATCTTCGGCGTTCCGGTCCGGTTCAAGGATGAGTTCATCAAACGCTACAAACTTTTCGCCGCCGATCTCGAAGCCGAGTTCCGTCTGCGCGAACCCAACTTCAAGATCACGCTCAACGAAATGCCGCAGGTCGATCGGGTGCTCGACGCCCGGACGCAGTTCGGACTGGTCTATTCGCTGGTGGGCGTGCCCAACGGCGTGATCGCCATGTCGTTCGCCGTGCCGGGGCTGGTCGAGACCTCCACCAACCTCGCTTCGGTCAAATTCGTGGGGGACGACCGCATCGTCGTCACCTCGTCCCAGCGGTCGTCCGTCGAGAGCGCCAAGACCTATGTAATGCAGATGGTCGAATCGGTATTTGCGCTGGCCGGAGCCGATGTCGCTCACTCCGACGGCTATCCGGGCTGGACGCCCGACCCGCAGTCGGCCCTGCTCGCAAAGACGGTCGATGCCTACAAACGGCTGTTCGGCGCCGATCCCAAGGTCCGTGCGATTCATGCCGGACTGGAGTGCGGCCTGTTCCTCGAAAAATATCCCGAACTGGAAATGGTCTCGTTCGGCCCGACCCTGCGCGGCGTGCACTCGCCCGACGAACGGCTCGAAATCGCCACGGTTCCCCAATTCTGGGACCTGCTGCTCGAAGTGCTTAAAACCGTCTGA
- a CDS encoding DUF4251 domain-containing protein: MKTILKPLSIIILIMALAGCAAQKSGNTPGKSTAEEVLYTQALKALEERNFIIKIDEFHFPSDKAPVNSTNSYVSMQGSHAVIRMSQDFPSQIPSNRNTESDNAEITKGSAKKNGDIQFHMLIKGAEKWQDRELIIILYKNTNQCFVNINRGHSGQNIVNFKGYVYPLATE, translated from the coding sequence ATGAAAACCATATTAAAACCGCTGTCTATAATTATACTGATTATGGCACTGGCAGGCTGTGCGGCACAAAAGAGCGGGAATACCCCCGGTAAAAGCACAGCGGAAGAGGTACTTTATACGCAGGCTTTGAAAGCACTGGAAGAGCGGAATTTTATCATTAAAATCGACGAGTTCCATTTTCCGTCGGACAAGGCCCCGGTCAATTCCACGAACAGCTATGTATCCATGCAAGGCAGTCACGCCGTTATCCGGATGTCACAGGATTTTCCATCCCAGATTCCCTCGAACCGGAATACGGAAAGCGATAATGCCGAAATAACGAAAGGTTCAGCCAAAAAGAACGGCGACATACAATTTCATATGCTAATTAAAGGTGCTGAGAAATGGCAGGACAGAGAACTAATAATTATATTATATAAAAATACGAATCAATGCTTTGTTAATATCAATAGAGGACATTCCGGACAAAATATTGTTAATTTCAAAGGATACGTATACCCGCTGGCGACCGAATGA
- the ald gene encoding alanine dehydrogenase: MIIGIPKEIKNNENRVALTPSGAQELTKRGHKVYVQASAGVNSGFADDAYTAVGAEMLPTIEDVYARAEMIIKVKEPIAPEYRLIRKDQLVFTFFHFASSEPLTRAMIDSGAVCCAYETVERADRSLPLLIPMSEVAGRMATQEGRYFLEKPRGGKGILLGGVPGVKPAKVFVIGAGVVGTAAARTAAGTGADVTICDISLQRLTYLADVMPKNVKTLMSSEYNIREELKHADLVVGSVLIPGAKAPKLVTRDMLKEMEPGTVMVDVAIDQGGCFETSRPTTHEDPVYYVDGILHYCVANIPGAVPYTSTLALTNATLPYAIQLADKGWRRACRENRELELGLNIVQGKVVYKPVADAWGLDYEPLTL, encoded by the coding sequence ATGATTATCGGTATTCCCAAAGAGATCAAGAACAACGAGAACCGCGTTGCTCTCACCCCCTCCGGCGCTCAGGAGCTGACCAAACGGGGTCACAAGGTTTATGTGCAGGCTTCGGCCGGTGTGAACAGCGGTTTTGCCGATGATGCCTATACGGCGGTAGGGGCGGAGATGCTTCCCACGATCGAAGACGTCTACGCCCGCGCCGAGATGATTATCAAGGTCAAGGAGCCGATCGCACCTGAGTACAGGCTGATCCGCAAGGACCAGCTGGTCTTCACCTTCTTCCACTTCGCCAGCAGCGAACCTCTCACCCGCGCCATGATCGACAGCGGGGCGGTGTGCTGCGCCTACGAGACCGTCGAACGGGCCGACCGCTCCCTGCCGCTGCTGATCCCGATGTCCGAGGTCGCGGGCCGCATGGCCACGCAGGAGGGCCGCTACTTCCTTGAGAAACCTCGCGGCGGCAAGGGCATTCTGCTGGGCGGCGTTCCGGGCGTGAAACCCGCCAAGGTCTTCGTCATCGGCGCAGGCGTGGTCGGCACGGCCGCGGCGCGTACGGCCGCCGGAACGGGAGCCGACGTCACGATCTGCGATATTTCGCTGCAGCGTCTCACGTACCTTGCCGACGTGATGCCCAAGAACGTCAAAACCCTGATGTCTTCGGAATACAACATCCGCGAGGAACTCAAGCACGCCGATCTGGTCGTCGGCTCGGTGCTGATTCCGGGCGCCAAGGCTCCGAAGCTCGTCACGCGCGATATGCTGAAGGAGATGGAACCCGGCACGGTGATGGTCGACGTGGCCATCGACCAAGGCGGCTGCTTCGAGACGTCGCGGCCTACGACGCACGAGGACCCCGTCTATTATGTGGACGGCATCCTGCACTACTGTGTGGCCAATATTCCGGGGGCGGTGCCCTATACTTCGACGCTGGCGCTCACCAATGCGACGCTTCCCTACGCCATCCAGCTGGCCGACAAGGGGTGGCGGCGGGCCTGCCGGGAGAACCGCGAACTCGAACTGGGACTCAACATCGTGCAGGGCAAGGTGGTCTACAAGCCCGTCGCCGATGCATGGGGACTCGACTACGAGCCGCTGACGCTGTAG
- a CDS encoding ATP-binding cassette domain-containing protein, which translates to MNPSEKHTLEIDSVELSFGDRRILSGVYLAVETGGVSAVLGRNGCGKSCLMKILCGSLRAGFRSMRIDGVWHDRFRADEVRYLPQQGFIPGWLTLDRVLRDYDTTRGDLLKWFPLFEKLFGTKIYAMSGGERRILECYLILRSPTRFILLDEPFSQVAPLHVSALKRLILQERASKGILLTDHMHRHVTDLADRLYVMADGRAYLAQGEEDLVRYGYLTHL; encoded by the coding sequence ATGAACCCCTCTGAAAAACATACCCTCGAAATCGACTCGGTCGAATTGTCGTTCGGCGACCGGCGTATCCTTTCGGGCGTATATCTGGCGGTCGAGACGGGCGGCGTCTCTGCCGTTCTGGGCCGCAACGGCTGCGGCAAGAGCTGTCTGATGAAGATTCTCTGCGGCTCCCTGCGGGCCGGTTTCCGGTCTATGCGCATCGACGGCGTGTGGCACGACCGCTTCCGGGCCGACGAAGTGCGTTACCTGCCGCAGCAGGGTTTCATTCCCGGCTGGCTGACGCTGGACCGGGTGCTGCGGGATTACGACACGACGCGCGGCGACCTGCTGAAATGGTTTCCGCTCTTCGAAAAACTGTTCGGAACCAAGATTTACGCGATGTCGGGCGGCGAACGGCGGATTCTGGAGTGTTACCTGATCCTGCGCAGCCCCACGCGGTTCATACTGCTCGACGAGCCTTTTTCGCAGGTTGCGCCCCTGCATGTCTCCGCGCTTAAGCGACTGATCCTGCAGGAGCGGGCGTCCAAAGGCATTCTCCTGACCGACCATATGCACCGCCACGTCACCGACCTCGCCGACCGCCTTTACGTCATGGCCGACGGCCGGGCCTACCTCGCGCAGGGCGAAGAAGACCTCGTCAGATACGGTTATCTGACGCATTTATAG
- the obgE gene encoding GTPase ObgE — MAGSNFVDYVKIFARSGHGGAGSAHFRREKFVAFGGPDGGDGGKGGSIVLQGDSQYWTLIHLKYQRHQFAEDGQCGSGARSSGKDAKDIVIPVPLGTVAKRIVTQEDGTETVETVGEVTADGERLVLLHGGRGGLGNWHFKSATNQTPRYAQPGEEGDEGAFILELKVLADVGLVGFPNAGKSTLLAAVSAAKPKIANYAFTTLEPNLGIVEVRDHKSFVMADIPGIIEGAHDGRGLGTRFLRHIERNSVLLFMIPADSDDVRRDYEVLLGELTQYNPELLDKERLLAVTKCDMLDEELIEQMKPHLPEGIPSVFISSVSGLNIARLKDMLWEALQR; from the coding sequence ATGGCAGGATCGAATTTTGTAGATTACGTAAAGATATTCGCCCGTTCGGGTCACGGCGGAGCCGGCTCGGCGCATTTCCGCCGCGAGAAATTCGTGGCTTTCGGCGGTCCCGACGGCGGCGACGGCGGCAAGGGCGGCAGTATCGTCCTGCAGGGCGACAGCCAGTACTGGACCCTGATCCACCTCAAATACCAGCGTCACCAGTTCGCCGAGGACGGCCAGTGCGGTTCGGGCGCCCGTTCGTCGGGCAAGGACGCCAAGGACATCGTGATTCCCGTGCCGCTGGGTACGGTTGCGAAACGGATCGTCACGCAGGAGGACGGCACGGAAACCGTCGAGACGGTGGGGGAGGTTACCGCCGACGGAGAACGGCTGGTGCTGCTGCATGGCGGCCGCGGAGGTCTCGGCAACTGGCATTTCAAAAGCGCCACCAACCAGACGCCGCGCTACGCCCAGCCGGGCGAAGAGGGCGACGAAGGGGCTTTCATTCTCGAACTGAAGGTGCTGGCCGACGTGGGACTGGTGGGCTTCCCCAATGCGGGTAAGAGTACGCTGCTCGCGGCTGTTTCCGCCGCCAAACCCAAGATCGCCAACTATGCCTTCACCACGCTCGAACCCAATTTGGGCATCGTGGAGGTCCGCGACCATAAATCGTTCGTCATGGCCGACATTCCCGGCATCATCGAGGGGGCGCACGATGGCCGCGGACTCGGCACCCGCTTCCTGCGCCATATCGAGCGCAATTCGGTGCTGCTGTTCATGATTCCCGCCGACAGCGACGACGTCCGGCGCGATTACGAAGTCCTGCTGGGCGAACTGACGCAGTACAATCCCGAACTGCTCGACAAGGAGCGTCTGCTGGCCGTCACCAAGTGCGACATGCTGGACGAGGAGCTGATCGAACAGATGAAACCCCACCTGCCCGAAGGCATTCCCTCGGTCTTTATTTCGTCGGTTTCGGGGCTGAATATCGCCCGGTTGAAGGATATGCTCTGGGAAGCCCTGCAGCGTTAG
- a CDS encoding DUF5689 domain-containing protein, translating to MKTTACIKLLALLLLAACDRTSKLSFEGGAPGGVHTIADLKARCTANSVAVTEDITLEGVVTGNDFYGEFYKTLVVEDASGGISVLIDGTRLAFDYPVGAAVTIFCNGLTLGDYGGKIQLGVAPDGDYGVGRIPREELGRYLRRNPDKDRRPRPAVCTFDAIGPRQTDTYVCFEGVRFTEAGPWCDTDPETSEPQTSERTLTDAQGRTFRVRTLGTCAYATEPVPQGTGSVYGIIDYFNGKYTLRVSERRVEFANAAGLPRAYPSTGRYSAPKPTK from the coding sequence ATGAAAACGACTGCATGTATTAAACTGCTGGCGCTCCTGCTGCTGGCGGCCTGCGACCGGACGTCGAAACTCTCGTTCGAGGGCGGCGCTCCCGGCGGCGTGCACACCATTGCGGACCTCAAGGCGCGCTGCACCGCAAACAGCGTCGCCGTAACGGAGGACATCACGCTCGAAGGCGTCGTCACGGGCAACGATTTCTACGGCGAATTTTACAAGACGCTCGTCGTCGAGGATGCCAGCGGCGGGATTTCGGTCCTGATCGACGGCACCCGACTCGCTTTCGACTACCCGGTCGGAGCGGCCGTCACCATCTTCTGCAACGGGCTTACGCTGGGCGATTACGGCGGCAAGATTCAGCTCGGAGTCGCGCCCGACGGCGATTACGGCGTAGGGCGGATTCCGCGTGAAGAGCTAGGACGCTATCTGCGCCGCAATCCGGACAAGGACCGCCGGCCGCGGCCGGCCGTATGTACGTTCGACGCCATCGGCCCCCGGCAGACAGACACCTACGTATGTTTCGAAGGAGTACGGTTCACCGAAGCGGGGCCGTGGTGCGACACCGATCCGGAGACCTCGGAACCGCAGACCTCCGAACGGACGCTGACCGACGCCCAAGGCCGGACATTCCGGGTCCGGACGCTGGGGACATGCGCATACGCAACGGAACCCGTACCGCAGGGCACGGGTTCCGTATATGGAATTATCGACTATTTCAACGGGAAATACACGCTCCGTGTCTCGGAGCGGCGCGTCGAATTCGCTAACGCTGCAGGGCTTCCCAGAGCATATCCTTCAACCGGGCGATATTCAGCCCCGAAACCGACGAAATAA
- a CDS encoding DUF5689 domain-containing protein translates to MRRLPLLCAFLLLTGCYDSRFGERSGGEEPEPATATIAQLRQLYAGTTFVIATDVVVSGRVNTSDAEENFYRTFCVEEDGAGLEVMAGIDHLHNDFPPGSRVTLRLKGLALGESRGILQVGRKPAAGSGFATDYLGSKAALDAAASRTGEAPQPVAPALLTIAELTPKRCGTLVRIDGLSYTPEDLTPGTWAGYKRFTDAGGAEIYTYVRNYAGFAGEEVPAGKSCSLTGILQYDDAGKGRYLLKLRNENDCMY, encoded by the coding sequence ATGCGACGCCTGCCGCTGTTATGCGCCTTTCTGCTGCTGACCGGATGTTACGACTCCCGGTTCGGGGAACGGAGCGGCGGCGAGGAGCCGGAACCGGCGACGGCGACCATCGCCCAATTGCGCCAACTGTACGCCGGGACGACGTTCGTGATTGCGACCGACGTGGTGGTGTCGGGCCGGGTGAACACCAGCGATGCGGAGGAAAACTTCTACCGCACGTTCTGCGTCGAGGAAGATGGAGCGGGACTTGAGGTAATGGCGGGTATTGACCATCTGCACAACGACTTTCCGCCGGGAAGCCGCGTCACGCTGCGGCTGAAGGGGCTGGCGCTGGGCGAAAGCCGCGGCATATTGCAGGTCGGGCGGAAACCCGCAGCGGGAAGCGGCTTCGCAACGGATTACCTCGGCTCGAAAGCCGCGCTGGACGCCGCCGCAAGTCGCACCGGCGAAGCCCCGCAGCCGGTCGCACCCGCCCTGCTGACGATTGCGGAACTCACGCCGAAGCGGTGCGGGACATTGGTGCGGATCGACGGCCTGAGTTACACGCCCGAAGACCTTACGCCCGGTACATGGGCGGGGTACAAACGCTTCACCGACGCCGGAGGAGCCGAAATATACACCTATGTCCGCAATTACGCCGGGTTCGCCGGCGAAGAGGTCCCCGCCGGAAAGAGCTGTTCGCTCACGGGCATTCTGCAATACGACGACGCCGGCAAAGGCCGTTACCTGCTCAAACTCCGCAATGAAAACGACTGCATGTATTAA
- the serB gene encoding phosphoserine phosphatase SerB: MQNNVEIIQINISGEDKPGMTSSLTEILARYDAFILDIGQANIHQSLTLGILFKTTSDKSGNIMKELLFKASELGVMIRFTPIAERKYEDWVGRQGKNRYIITLLGRTVTARHIAEVTSVVAEHGLNIDAIKRLTGRIPLSEDDRAAKSCIELSVRGSLTDEERSTMQEGFMNLSEIGLDVSFQKDDIYRRSRRLICFDMDSTLIETEVIDELAERAGVGEEVRAITASAMRGEIDFRESFSRRVALLKGLDVSVMEEIARSLPITEGLERMMTILKRVGYKTAILSGGFTYFGNYLRQKYGFDYVYANELEIEEGKLTGRYVGEVVDGRRKAELLRLLCQFEEINIAQSVAVGDGANDLPMLNLAGLGIAFHAKPKVKATARQSISTIGLDGILYFLGLKDSRIE, from the coding sequence ATGCAGAACAACGTTGAAATTATCCAGATAAACATCTCAGGCGAAGACAAGCCGGGAATGACCTCTTCGCTCACCGAAATACTCGCGCGCTACGACGCCTTCATCCTCGACATCGGTCAGGCCAATATCCACCAGTCGCTGACGCTGGGCATCCTGTTCAAGACCACGTCCGACAAGTCGGGAAACATCATGAAAGAGCTGCTGTTCAAGGCTTCGGAGCTGGGCGTGATGATCCGCTTCACGCCGATTGCGGAGCGGAAATACGAGGACTGGGTAGGCCGTCAGGGCAAAAACCGATACATCATAACCCTGCTGGGACGCACCGTCACGGCGCGGCATATCGCCGAGGTGACCAGCGTCGTGGCCGAACACGGACTCAACATCGACGCCATAAAGCGTCTGACGGGCCGCATCCCGCTCAGCGAGGACGACCGTGCGGCCAAATCCTGCATCGAGCTTTCGGTGCGCGGGTCGCTCACCGACGAGGAGCGCAGCACCATGCAGGAGGGATTCATGAATCTCTCGGAGATCGGTCTCGACGTCTCGTTCCAGAAGGACGACATCTACCGCCGCAGCCGCCGCCTGATCTGCTTCGACATGGATTCGACGCTGATCGAGACCGAGGTGATCGACGAACTGGCCGAACGCGCCGGAGTCGGCGAAGAGGTGCGGGCGATCACGGCCAGCGCCATGCGCGGCGAAATCGACTTCCGCGAGAGTTTCTCGCGCCGCGTGGCCCTGCTCAAGGGTCTCGACGTCTCGGTCATGGAGGAGATCGCCCGCAGCCTGCCCATCACCGAAGGGCTGGAGCGCATGATGACCATCCTCAAGCGCGTGGGTTACAAGACGGCCATTCTGTCGGGCGGCTTCACCTACTTCGGCAACTACCTGCGCCAGAAATACGGATTCGACTACGTATATGCCAACGAGCTGGAAATCGAGGAGGGCAAACTCACGGGCCGCTACGTGGGCGAGGTGGTGGACGGCCGCCGCAAAGCCGAGCTGCTGCGCCTGCTCTGCCAGTTCGAGGAGATCAACATCGCCCAGTCGGTAGCCGTCGGCGACGGCGCCAACGACCTGCCGATGCTCAATCTCGCCGGTCTGGGCATCGCTTTCCATGCCAAACCCAAAGTGAAGGCCACCGCCCGGCAGTCGATCTCGACCATCGGACTGGACGGCATCCTCTACTTCCTCGGCCTGAAGGATTCACGCATCGAATAA
- a CDS encoding mechanosensitive ion channel family protein has translation MWSFLVPFFTETPEAPLILPDSVQKANLAEAVNKIIHLDVGDMLRSLLSESVWILVKILIALAIYFIGRWIVRRIVRLLDAAFERRQVDTSLRSFLRNTVKVVFTLILLMIVVQTLGVNVTSLIALFSAATLAIGMALSGTAQNFAGGVMILLMKPYRVGDFISAQGQSGTVREIKLFSTVITTGDNQTIYIPNNSIATAIIDNYSTSETRRVDWTIGISYGDDVDAARRALLDLLAADSRVLTDPAPVVWVAALADSSVNLSVRAWVKNADYWDVFFENNEKIYKLLPLKGISFPFPQMDVHVKQN, from the coding sequence ATGTGGTCTTTTCTCGTGCCGTTTTTTACGGAAACGCCCGAAGCGCCTTTGATTCTGCCCGACAGCGTGCAGAAAGCCAATCTCGCCGAGGCGGTGAATAAAATCATCCATCTGGACGTGGGCGACATGCTGCGCTCTCTGCTTTCCGAATCCGTCTGGATACTGGTGAAGATCCTGATCGCGCTGGCCATCTATTTCATCGGCCGCTGGATCGTGCGCCGCATCGTGCGGCTGCTCGACGCCGCTTTCGAGCGCCGTCAGGTGGACACTTCGCTCCGCTCGTTCCTGCGCAATACCGTCAAGGTGGTCTTCACGCTCATCCTGCTGATGATCGTCGTGCAGACCCTCGGCGTCAACGTCACTTCGCTCATCGCCCTCTTCTCGGCCGCCACGCTGGCCATCGGTATGGCCCTGAGCGGCACGGCCCAGAACTTCGCGGGCGGCGTGATGATCCTGCTGATGAAACCTTACCGAGTCGGCGATTTCATTTCGGCGCAGGGCCAGTCGGGCACGGTGCGCGAGATCAAACTCTTCTCGACGGTCATCACCACCGGCGACAACCAGACGATTTATATTCCTAACAATTCCATTGCCACGGCGATCATCGACAATTATTCGACCTCCGAGACGCGCCGCGTGGACTGGACGATCGGCATTTCGTACGGCGACGACGTCGATGCGGCGCGGAGGGCGCTTCTCGACCTGCTGGCCGCCGACAGCCGTGTGTTGACCGACCCGGCTCCCGTGGTGTGGGTTGCGGCGCTCGCCGACAGCTCGGTGAACCTTTCGGTGCGCGCATGGGTGAAAAACGCCGATTATTGGGACGTGTTTTTCGAGAACAACGAAAAAATCTACAAACTGCTGCCGCTCAAGGGCATCAGCTTCCCCTTCCCGCAGATGGACGTACATGTGAAACAAAACTAA
- a CDS encoding DUF5606 domain-containing protein codes for MELKEILAISGQPGLYKYVAQSTNGVIVESLLDGRRMNASASSKVSSLTEISMFTEGEDIALADVFTKIYAHTGGKEAISPKEAPEKLKAAFAEVLPEYDRDRVHVSDMKKCFAWYNILVRAGFTEFKLPSEAE; via the coding sequence ATGGAATTAAAAGAAATTCTGGCCATTTCGGGCCAGCCCGGACTTTATAAATACGTGGCGCAGTCCACCAACGGCGTGATCGTCGAATCGCTGCTCGACGGCAGGCGGATGAACGCCTCGGCGTCGTCGAAGGTCAGCTCCCTGACCGAGATTTCGATGTTCACCGAAGGCGAGGACATTGCGCTGGCGGACGTCTTCACCAAAATCTATGCGCATACGGGCGGCAAGGAGGCCATCAGCCCCAAGGAGGCGCCTGAGAAGCTGAAAGCCGCTTTCGCCGAGGTCCTTCCCGAATACGACCGCGACCGGGTGCACGTATCCGACATGAAGAAGTGCTTCGCGTGGTACAACATTCTGGTCAGGGCCGGTTTTACGGAGTTCAAACTCCCGTCCGAAGCCGAATAG
- a CDS encoding methylglyoxal synthase, which yields MERRTKVLALVAHDNMKHDLAEWVDWNSKKLSRHHLVCTGTTGKMVEKTLRDHREEYEGEEEIEELPDLRITLLKSGPLGGDQQLGSLIADGKIDALIFFWDPMSAQPHDVDVKALLRLATLYNVPTAINRSSADFLISSPLFEDDGYVPVVKDYKAYVERVLK from the coding sequence ATGGAACGAAGGACGAAAGTGCTGGCATTGGTTGCCCACGACAACATGAAGCACGATCTGGCCGAATGGGTGGACTGGAACAGCAAAAAACTCAGCCGTCACCATCTGGTCTGCACGGGTACGACCGGCAAGATGGTCGAAAAAACGCTGCGCGACCACCGGGAAGAGTACGAGGGTGAGGAGGAGATCGAAGAGCTTCCCGATCTGAGGATCACGCTGCTCAAATCCGGTCCGCTGGGCGGCGACCAGCAGCTGGGTTCGCTGATCGCCGACGGCAAGATCGACGCCCTTATTTTCTTCTGGGACCCGATGTCGGCCCAGCCGCACGACGTGGACGTCAAGGCCCTGCTGCGTCTGGCCACGCTCTACAACGTGCCGACGGCCATCAACCGTTCGTCGGCCGATTTTCTGATCTCTTCGCCGCTTTTCGAGGACGATGGGTACGTACCCGTCGTCAAGGACTACAAAGCCTATGTCGAGCGCGTGCTGAAATAG